The Hevea brasiliensis isolate MT/VB/25A 57/8 chromosome 9, ASM3005281v1, whole genome shotgun sequence nucleotide sequence ATATTTGTTCATCAATCTACTTATATAACCAAGGTATTAAAACAATTTTACATGGGTAAAGCCCATCCATTAAGTTCACCATAGTTTGTGAGGTCACTTGATAAGCAAAAAGACTCTTTCCGACCTCGAGGAAACGATGAGAAACTCCTTTGTTCTGAAGGACTATATTTTAATGCAATAGGTGCATTAATAGTTATATTTGACCTGATATAGTTTTTTCTGTAAATTTGTTAGGAAGATATAGCTCTGCTCCAACCTAAAGACATTGGAATGGAGTTAAGCATGTATTTCAACATCAAAGTATAATGGATATGGGTTTGTCGTATGCTAACATGTTACAACCAGATTTTGTTGGTTATGCAAATACAAGTTATTTATCTAATCCGTATTATGGTAAATTCGAGACAGGCTATATATTTACATGTAAAAGTACAACTATTTCATGGCATTCTACAAAAAAATTATAGCTGCTACTTTTTCTAACCATGCAAAAATTTTAGCAATTCATGAAATAAATTGAGAATGTGTTTGGTTGAGATCAACAATTCAACCTATTCAAAGTACTTGTGATCTACTTACCAAAAAGGTTGTTTTAACTATTTTGTATGAAGATGATATTGCATGTGTAAATTAGTTAAAGGAATGATACATTAAAGGAGATAGAACAAAACATATTTCTCTAAAATTCTTCTTTACTCATGATTTTTTGAAGAATGGTGAAATTCATATTCAAAAAATTCACTCAAGAGACAATTTTGCTGATATGCTCACCAAAGCACTTTTAATTGCAAGTTTCGAAAAATTGATGCACAAGATTGGGATGTAAAGACTCAAGTAGCATCTTCATAAATGGGAGTTAATACACactatacttttttttttcctttattgtgATTTTTTTCCCACTCGATTTTCCCAGGAAAGGTTTTTACGAGGCAGTATTTATTGCATATTTTATAAAAGAATAATGTACTCTTTTCATTTACTaggattttttttcttattggatTTTTTCCTAGTAAAATTTTAATGAGGCATATTCTTTGTGAAATGAATATTCAAGGGGAGTgttataaattcatatttataatgGATGCCTATTTGTATTTTCGATAAATCAATTTATCTTAtccttaaatttatttaatagacTATTTAATATTATGTCTCTTAGGATATAATTTGCATGttataaataaaatttctttaaGTGTATAATGATTATCTTTTTGGATTCATTTTTCATTCATGTAATAAAATTATCTTCATTCTATTtcttttattgttattattttataacactatttttttatttaaaagaaaaagaaagtttaaatatttaaaattataaaataatattttattcattGTGGGTCCCACTGACGCTGATTTGATTTGACAGCAgtgatatttatttttattaactataatttgtaaaaataatattaaaaaatttaaattaagaattaaacgaaaaaaaaaaagaaagagagcaGTTTTGTTGActtcttagttttttttttctttgtgttATTTTCTACGCACcatatttgaatattttttttttttgaaatttaccATATTTGAAAACTAATAATAAATAGGCAACTGAATGAGATATGACCCAAGAGACTGAAGGATATCTTCGCTGATGGTaatataataattgctataactaATACCCTTTAAATAAcattattatttttgttttttttatggTCAAAGGAAGGGAACTCTACTGCAAATTTTGACGaatgtcattaaaaaaaaaaaaaaagttaaatctcCACCCTCAAGAATCAGAAGGAAATTAAATTCTATTGGCTTAGGCACTTAGATTTTATCGGTATGGTTAGAAACCCACATAATCATCACTATCCATTATTTGAAAGAAAAACATGAACATGGCGACCCAATCTTCCTCCAAAGAAATGGATcatcaggtttttttttttttctgtaatttctattttactttatttaattttcttactttccctAATTTCAcacttcttttttttcttattttttttaatttttttgaattatATATTGATTGCGTCTACTATACTTCCAAATTATAATAGAGTAGAATATTTAAGTATTTGCAATTCATCTTCTCTCTAtacttatattttaaaattttgcttGGTTGGCCAAATTTTTATGACGTGGGAAATAATTGTAAACTAAAAGTATCAACATTTGAATATGTACCGATTGTTTTATATCTTGTTTTGAAACATTGCCATAATTGGGGAGTTCTAATTTGATGaatttatcatattaaattatatatattaaataataatttatatttattatgtcTGTATCAGATGATTTGATGTTGTATGGTATGGCTATTCTATATATTTGAGAAGATTATTATTAAAAAGTAGTGGTTTAGGGCTTCAATAtcattttatcataattttttaaaTCACCAAATTGGTGATTTGCAATGATTTAGaatttttgttttcttattttatcTCTACATgatatctaaaattttaattatataactttaatgttatatatttataaagtatatttagttaaaaaataaaatgttaattattactataataaaattatttacaaattaatattttatttaaataaatatgtgTAAATCATCTATATATTTAAAACAGTAATAAAtagtattttagtaatttttatatttattttatcatgtcaTACCAtctaatcaaataaaataaaattataaaacaatCATATACCGTATCATCTTTCTAAATATGTTAACAAtaaaaattatacaatataatattatattacaatATATTATACGATATATCAATAAATTATGATGCACTTAATCTAAACAGGGATAGAAGTAATAAATTTAGCCattagtaaaagaaaatttaacaAAATAACTCTCCCTTTTCCACAAATTTCTTGAAATTAACCTGTTCATATGACTATATTTTGAGGACATTATTCTCCAATATGTTAAACATTGTGACTTGCTTCCAAAATGTATTAATTTCGTTGAGGATAGCGAGGGAATTGATGAGAGCAATGTATTGATTGCGATTGGAGAGTAGACTTATGTGGAATCACTTTGCATTTCTTATTCTGTGTTGGTATGATTTTCACAATATTAATAAAGAATATCTTATTTAAGCAAGTATAAATTTTGATCAGGTAGAACAAGCACAGACAATCCTAAGGAAGAACAAGAAACCAGTAGAGTGGCTTGAACATTTTCTGAAGAGAAATTTCTTTGAATCTTGTACAACTCATCCAATTCGTAGAAATGAGACGAATAGATATTGCATAAATTGCAATTTATCTGCTTGTCAGTATTGCATGTCTTCTGCTAATCATAGGCATCATAAAATCCTAAAAATATATAGGCATGTCTACAAGGATGTTGTCTCCCTTGCTGCAATGGAAAAGTACATTGACTGTTCTCACATTCAGGTACATTTCTGCCATCGTGTCTACATTCAGGATGAGTGCTCATGCAATCATTTTACTGTTTTCTTAATATATACTAGCTGGGTTTCAGCCATATAAGTGCAACAAGCGCTTGGTTATCTCTCTGAATCCTCTCCCACACTGCGGTCCGCTATCAAATAACGGAGTTTGTGATGTCTGCAAGAGAAGATTGGCTGAGCCCGAATTCTACAAATACTGCTCTATTTCTTGCAAGGTAATTTATCACTACTTTCTGATGGTTCTAGTTCTATTCATTTTGTTGTTGAGCTAAACTTCTAATAAGTTCTGCAttattattttctctctttcaaaACTAAATTTCATTTCAGGTTACAGCATTTGGAAGGAAGTCGAGCGAGTCCGATCCTCCCTTTCTCTCAATCCAAATTCCAACCAACATAGGAAGAAACAAAGAGTCAAAAACTGAGAAACAAAAGCGAAAAAGGAAGGGAATACCTTGCAGGGCTCCCTTCTTCTAAAGACTTAGGTAAGCTCTATTTGCAAAATATATTTCCTTCCTTCCTTGCgtccaattctgaaattttcagaGACCATTGTCAGTTTGTCATAAGAAATTTTATTTTGTGACCAAAGAAACAACTTCTGAGAATACGATTCTACAAGTGCTTAATGTTCTAGGAGATTATTTTTGACATGGTCTGACCGTGTTATTTGAAGTCTAGTCACTGTGAGCAAGAAAAGGAGAAGCACCAATATTGGAGGCAAAAGTTTTGATAAGCATGCTGGCGGTTGAGTCTAAAAGTTTGGAATTGCTTTGACATGGAAAATGATTGATTATAACTCTGCATTTCTATATTTTGAACTAAGAATATGGAATTTTGTAATGTGGATTATGACTCTAGACTTCCCAATGTTTAAATGCCTAAACCAGTAGCGATGATTTGAGCAAATTGTTATTCATTTGAGATGGTTTGAGAATGAACGACATTTGTTCTCTTACACATTTCTTCCCTGGGGTCATCATAAAATGATTTGAGATTTCAAATTGAAAATCAGGCCCAGTTCTTGACAACACAACAAAATCCCAGATATCCTAGACAGATAAATAGCCGAGATCAGGGTCATCACTGCAACTGCAGTAAGCATAAGTTGCCAAACTCCAGAAATGTCACAAGGAAAAGTCCTTCATAACAGTATAGAAGATTGATAAGGCGACATTTTTTGCAGCCTGCGAGATGATGCCTCTTTTCAATTCAGTAACTAAGGAACAGAAGAGTTTCTGCTCCATTTGAATAGTTCTGACACAGAAATCAATCAATGCTTAACCAATTATATAGCCTACCCTGTTCTGTGCATAACAATTTTCATTGTTTCCTTTATTTATAGCATCTGCAAAATTACATTACCACAAAAGAAACTCCAAAATTATCCTTTTAGCCCCTTGAATTCTGAATATTGCTCTGCACGTTTGCAAAATACAATTGTGGTCTAAATCTCATACAATGCAGAAACACCATCCACTTACAATCATAGAGAGAAGGCATACATATACAATACAGAAAATACAAATTTCACTTGCATCCTCCACCACCAGTAAGAACTCTGTTCTAAATCTCATTTTATATCATCCACTTACATGGATTGTGtacaaaatctcaattttacATCATGCACAAAAAAAATCGTGTACTAACTCCCATTCTGtacaaaatctcaattttacATCATGCACAAAAAGAATCGTGTGCTAACTCTGATTTTTAGATGTCAAAACAATTGACACATACATGAAAAATCACCTACATCTGTTGGTTGAGTATGATATTGGTTGACTTCAGAATTTGCAGTTGCAGTACATCACCTTCACATGGTTAAACTATGCAAGGAACCTTAGTTATCACCTTGCACTCATAATCACAGCAGCATTCCAACACTATCCTCATTCTAGGAATTGTGCTACGTATTCGTTAGCTGGAATCATCAACAAATCATCAGAATTATCAAGTTCTTCTTGAGGTTCACCTCTTGAGTGCCCAAGAGACTCACAGCATCCTGTACAGATGAAAAGCGGAGGCACAGTCCCAGAGTCCTCAATGCCATTGCAGCGAGTGTGCTGCCACACTTCACAGATATCGCATGCAACCATTCTCTCTCCATCATCGTCTTGAGCCCCACATTCACATCGTACCTTCCAATTGTCAGGCCCACCTTCATACCTCAATTCAGTGTTTAAATCCATGCCATCCCCCCTCATAAAAAGTTCTGCACCAGATTCAACAGCTCCAAATAGCAGCTCCCAGTCCTCAAGTTCTTCCATGCGATCTATCTCCGTCACTACAAATTTCTCCAGAATACAGTAAGTATCTCTCAGTGCACTCTCAGCTGCTTGCTTGAGTTCTGCCACTGTGGCGTGCAATGGAAGCATGACAATCTCCCCAGGAGGTAATTCTCTATTCATATTAGCTTCAAGATCAATAATATTTGGCATCGCTTGGCATATGAACCTCAATAGCTGGTCCTCATCATCCTCAAATGGCCACTCCTTCACAAAGTGCTTGCTGTCCAGAACTGCCTGACTTGCCAATTCCATCACTTCTGGTTCAGGGTAATTCATCAGAACTTTTGCGTACAAAAAAGCCATATCACCATACAAATCAGCTCCTGGAACTAGAGGCAGTACTGGAAGGGGCTCAGGAACCACATCTGCTTCTGGTTCAGCGACCCTGACAGGCCTAATCCCACCGTCAAGCTCATCAATTGAGTATTCCAAAATCTTTGTTGTGGGATTCACTGCACGGCGGACAATATGAGTTCCAACAATCACATTATTCATTGATTTCAGTACATAATCAAGCAAACCAGTATCACCAATGTGCAACCGGGCAGCATCTCTCACATCTTGCCGACTCATCCCTCCCTTACTCAACTTATCAGCCTTCTTTTCCTTCAAAGTATTCACAATTACCTCTGCTGCGTATTCTAGCCTTCTTGTAGGCCATCTACTATCCAAAGTACCAACTAAAGAACTGAATTTTCTATATCTTGTACATTTTTCCTTCATCAGGGGCTTCTTCTGCAAGGTCACACGGGGCAAATGCTTGGAAATGGAAGATGAAGCAGTGGCAGCCATACTTCGTTTCTTCTGTGCACAAGGACAGGATTTGACAGTGAGCATAAACCTGAGAAGATCTTTGAATGTCATCAACTGGGTTTCACTCAAGTCTCTATAGTAATGAATCATCTGCTTCATCTCCTCATATTGGTCCGAGTCCTTGAAGTCCTGAATGATTTGATCAAGTTCCACGGCGCTGAGAATTTCAATTGCTCTGCCATAGTTATGCTTTGTAACACCAAAGCTTCCGCGGCAAAACTTGTACCCCCATCTGCCAAACCATGGATGCCCATATGCAACTCCATACAGTAGGCGAAGATCCATGGACCTCTTCTTTGAAACATCCTCGACACTGATTTTCCTAGAAAAGAAGGAAACCGAAGAAATTGGCGATTCCTTCACGTCGAGTTCAAATCCAATATAGAATCAATAAATTTGAAGGATTAGGTTACCTAGCATGTAGATTTGCACATAGGCGATCCCAGAGATCCATGATTTCTCTGCCACAGAGGAATTTAGAACCTCCTTCTATGCCATTGATGCAGAGCAAATGGCCGAAACCATTGCAATGAATCATGCCATGCAATATATGAGTGTGGAGCTCAAAAGCACCCTCTTCCAATCGCTTGCTCCACTCTCCAGCAATAGGTATTATCACATGATACTTTCGTTTAGACACGAGATTATCACCCCAACCTGAATCAATCAATTCCCATATTGCAATCTATATCAAAAACCCcacattaaaataacaaaaaaccCATTCCTGAAAATAACAAAATTGATCACAGAATTAACAGTATCAAGATCCAAAAACAAAAACCCAGATAAAAACAACAAAAACCGAATTGAGATATGACATAAATAAGAGGCTAACCGGTGCATCTGCAGTGATCACAGAAGGGATTTGGGGAGAACTTGACATTTTCTTCAATGATGTAAAGAGGGACAACAATGCTATTACTCTCGATGACGAGAAGAGTGCACCAAATGGGCATACCCTCCACATTGTAATCCTCAGGCTCTGCACATTCTTGAAGAAAAAGCCGAATATTATCGCGGAAAGGACCTATGGGGCTTATTGGGCAACCAGGGTCTCCGAAACTGTGGAAATTGTAGAGCTTTGGCCCTCTCTTTCTCTTCCTACACGTTTCGAGAATTGGGAGAGACATTGTTGAACCCAACTTGGCTTTATTTCTCTCACTATAACAGCTGAAGAATGAAATTAACTGAAAGCCATTTGTGAGGAAGCAAATCAAGAGTTTGTTACTGAGGCTTTTTCCCTCTCGATTTTAAAAAGTATGCTTGTGGACGATGCTGCCCCTGTGAGGGATACATATTTACCTGATTTTCGAGCTTGTTAAGGTTAAGCTCGCTCTAGTCTATTTGAGTTATTGTTGGGTTTGTTAGAGATCGGACGGCTACTGTGAGAGAGAAATTAGTTAAAGATTGATCTAAACCGTAAGACTGCTTTTGCCGTTAGAAGGTTAGTTGGAGATGCGGCAACTTGCAGCCGATAATCTTCTGCTGACGTCAGTAAGTTGCTTGACCTAAGTTGGATTGGGTCTATATTTTTGCCAACGTATGGCCTAATacgataattaatatatatatatatatatatatatatatgtatgtgaaattttagtaactattttattaattaagttAGTTGGATTAAGTTAATTTAAAATCGACCCATTTTAATTTTAGCTAAATCTTTTCATTTTAGTAAATTTACATTCTTCTATAGCTGTGTATATAAATATCCATTTATTGATACGCGAAAGATACAACTTTAACTATAATTATAGTACTTATCAaagtttataatttattttagtggaAATTATAAAAAAAGTATCATGTGATTCTATTCATTTtcactttaaaatttattattcacATAAGCCATTATTATCTACATCGAGAGAGATGAAAAGTTACGTTTTAATAATAGTGCGAGATATGACTTTGCTACAAAGTGAATCACATATTTGaagtaaaaatgaaatgaaactacatggtactttttttataaattttctttattttattttattttatttttttacataaGAGTTTCTATATTTATATAGTCTATAAAAACTTCTTTTATAACTTTGTAGATGTCTTCTTCAACATTAAACCTGAATTCTCTCTTAAGAGCATAGTGAATCTTACAATTATACTCAGTACTTATTGGttagtaattatatatatatatgaatgaaatactatgttttagaaaaataaaaattttacatttttatatTAATAGAATCTAGATATGTGTAAATTAAATTAAGCTATTTAAATTCAGTTCacaaaatttgaatttaattgagtTTTGAATTAAACAAATACAAATTAACATCAAGAACCTTAAAGGCTTAAAAAGTGAGCCAATTGGTAtattattttagaaattaaatattataatgctTGATTAAGTATTAAATCCTTGCAGGCATATACCTGTAAAACAGAAAATAAATGGGTTAAAGATTTGAATATTCACAACGATGATTCTCCAATGCTCAATTTAAATGAGCTAAATATGAGAGAAATATgtaaaattaataaaagagaatGGTGTACCTGATTATAAAGGTTTAAGGTCTttatataaatattgaatataaTTCTATTAAAATTCGGTTGAGAAAAATTCGACTACAAGCTTATCCTTAAGGATAGAGTTGTTAGGGTATCCATTGTTGTATATTCGACTATTTTAAGGTGGTATTATATCAATTACATATTGCTGTAAAGTTCAGAAATTTCTTTGATACATCACAAGCTATCATTTAGCACTcctaaaaaaaatatttcaaaatgcCGAAAAAAGAATAAATTCTTTATAGATAAAGGCAGTGTCTCTCCTACATTTGCAACAAATTCCCTGCATCTTAACAAGTAGCCCACACAGATGAATAAAATTCATATCATAGGGACTAGGGAGGAAAAATTCTTTCTGAAAACAAGTTCCTGACAGGTTATATTAAGTATATCACAAAGAAAATAAAGCAAGAACTAGCAACCCTGGTCTTTCCACACCCAGTCTCACCACAAATAAGAACAACCTGCATTGGGACATTGAACCAGAAAGGAGTATTGTGAAgtatgacagaaatgtaaatgcAAAAACACAGGTTGATAGAGTGCACAAAAAGTTAGTGTGTAAGGAGTTATCAAGGCAAAATATTACCTTGTGAGATTCTAAAGTGGATGTAATGACATCCCTAGCTAGAGGATGCAATTGAAAGCTTAGATCTCTCTTCAACAATCTGCAGACATATCACTGTCAGAATACTTATTTTTAAAAAACTATATGATCATTTGAATTATGAAGCAATTCAGGGGTTTTGAAGTAATATTTTGCTTTATGTTAGTTTAAGTAGGTAAAATGAGAAAATGTAATAGCAAGAGAAGGGGAggaattcaaaaagaagaatgaaATGGAAGGGTAGAGATTATCCATTTAAGTATTTCAGTAACTCCTTCCAAATAAGTTTCTACGCTTTAAACAACTTCCACAATGAAAAATGCCCAAATAAATTGATAAGAGAGAGAGGACTTAACAAAAAGCAAGAAAGCATCAATCCAGGAGCGTTTTAATTGCAAGGAAAAAAATGGAATACCTTGATCCTCAGCAGCACAGAACTGCTCAAGTATTTGGGAAATCAGAAGCCGAGTTGCTTCAGCAACATTAGGGTTTTCTTGTTGCTCTGCTTTGTTTTGCCTCTTCTTTCCCACGTTTGCATTCTTTAGATTATTTTCGGCGTCTTAGCAAAGTGGTACATTGGGAATTTTCAAAGATTAAAATGTGTTGCGACCTTGCAGTGTTTTAAGATCGTCATCGGATTGTTGAAGGTGGCACGACTGAGTCAAATCCGCCGGTTAGGGTTCTTCGAATCTTCAATAGCAGGGAGAGTGAGAAAGAATTAACATTTGATATTGGTATAAGAGTAAATATTTAAAAGTATTAAGGATGTTTTGGTACATATGAAATTTAAAACCAATTGTAACTGATCGGTTTCTCAAAAGCTTAAAAAATCTTGATCTTTTTTAAAATTTGGGTCTTGAATAAATCAAACTCAATTTGGCACTTAACCAAACAGATTAAAaacatgctttttttttttttttttttttcctaccgCAGTGCCTCGTCTTCGTAGTAAGTGGTTATAATTATCTAGTGAGTCCAATCTACTTTAAATAATTGAGCTATTAAAGCAAGAAACATTTATAATAGGTTCAAAAGGCAACTAATGGGAAATGTCCACGTCATGATTCTTAAGAAAATTCCAATCACCCGCAGAGGCAAAAGCAGGTGCTTAGAAATATGTTGCATGGGGTCATTGTCAATTTGACATTTCATACGATGCAGTTCAGTGCTTGTTGGTGGGCTTGACCTTTTAGAAACTCGTTGCTTCATTCCTAGACTTGATAACCACGTAATgtattttatacatatatatatgtataccaaATTAACATTCCTATCATTTTTTCTATGCTCACATTTTCAAGGGATTTTCTTTCATCTGCCATCAGCCAATTCAATCTAATCACATGATGAATCTGAGACAGGCCTTGGTGATGTGTTCCTCTCTTCCCATACTGGGTTGTATGATGGGAACTCTACTCCACTTGTTCTTTTCTTACGAGTCAACCACAAGTTCTGCAACTACAATTGTAGATGATGAGGAAATTGATGAAGCAGCAGCTAATAACAGAGCAGCCCAGATGCATTTCCAGCAAATCCAACACATCCGTGGAGCTTGATATCGAATTTGTACCATTAATCTTGCATGGTTTGCCTCTGTTGTTACATACTTTGTTGTTTCTTGTAGATCTTTCAAGCCTAATAGATGGGTTTTGGTCATGTTAAAGGTCCTAGTTCCTACTGATCAATCCTTGTAATAAATAGACTTGGATCACAAGTTGGGTGACATGGATATCTAGAATAAATTATGTGTTACAAAAGTAAAAAAATCAATCTCATAAATTTGATGTTCCATGATTGGTCTTAACTGATGAGATAAAATAAATGAGATGAAGAAGCTCATATTGTGTATTTCAGTAGGAATCCCTTGATACTCAAGTAAAATGTAACCATTTATAgtgtttgagagagagagagagagagagataaaagAGTTGAAAAATAAGAGAATATTAGTTCATCTTATTAGTGCTATAAATAGTTTACAGTGTTTTAAGAAATAAAGCAGTTTCACAATCCCTTGATATAGTTttgagaaaaatttgaagaacaaAAATGAGAGGTAAATTCGTAGAATTTGATAGATGTGTGATGGCAGAACTCCCGAAGTGAATCCAATGCTTGGCATATGATGCCAAGATTCAGGTTCCAATTGTTTCGAAATTGGAATACTAGTACAAAATTGATACTATTTAATAGTTCTCAGTTTACAATCCTCTCCTATCTGAAAAACCAAAAGAATTCTCGTAAAATAATATATCAAGGACAGATTCATTTTATAGGTACTCTTTACTTGAAGCTGAGAGGTATTGGGACATCAAGCATTAGCCGACCaaataaatttttagattttttgtTTTCGTTGTCTGCATGTCTAACTGGACTTAGGATTGCAGAAGGTTCAGGCTCAAGGACAACTTCAGACTCGATTCTAACTAATAACAGAAAACTTACTTTAGGAGCATGTCTTTGAAAAATGCTGCATTTGTAATGCCTTGGTGTTAAACACTTGCAAATCCAGATAGGCAGCATACATGTGGAATTTGGATACAGAAAGAACTAGACTACAATACCATACAACAACATGTTCACAATTTTTGTGTTTCACTGATTAAATACAACTTCTCACCTTCATCAATCATGTCTACATCAAGAATTTTACCTGCATCTTCTGTTAGTATACATGAATCATATGGAAGCTGTAGCTGCTCTGCTGCTGTCTTTATTAGCTCTTCCATGGTCTGTGGAACCCATAACACTATCCCAGgtcttttattttctttggggCCCCACGGATGGAAAGGGAAAATTGTGCATTTCCTTCTGTGTATTTTATCTGCAATTGGCAATAGAAATTCTGTTATTAACTTCTGTGGCATTAGCCAAAATTCAAGCACTATGAGAAAAAATTGTGCACATCTTCTCTCTGATATGAGCCTATGTGCTTGTAAAGAAGTTAGATGGAATCACCTAACAATTCTTCCATTTAactaatctttccaggtgtgtaTGAACCAGGAGAAACAAGGGTAAAGTAGAATAAGCCCATCCATCCTAGCATGAAAAGTTCTGTTCCTGTAACCTTTTATAAGAAACACTTGTATTCAGCAAATCACCCCAAAACtcgactttcatttttttttatgccacttctggctcAACCCAGTTAACAAATGATTGGAGAAATTATTCCTAATCATGCTTCAAGTCTGGTAACATAGGCATGATTACATAACCACCAATGAATACCCTCCTTCCCCTAAATGAAACAATCTGCAGGAAGCAAACCATATTGATTTTTCACTGAATTTAATTTCTTTGTATCTTTTAGCTAAATATTTCCCCCCAGCAAACCAAATCATTTGAGAGCCATTTTTAACTTTCTGGTTGTAGCATCTGGAAAATTTCAGTTTCCTTGAGTGAGATAGAAACCAGTAAGAGGCTAGGCAATACCTGTGACTTCTTGAGAGTTGCGAGAGAATTCTGATAGCTGAGCAGATTTTGCATCTTCTAATAGCCTGATCAAATTCTTGTTTCCGGACATCCGGCCTTCATCAAGAGGAGTTTTCCCCCATCTAGAGAGTTGAAACAGCAATAAAACAGTTGGTTATCAGAATATTCCAACCATTAATTGAGAATAGATTTTGATAATTCCACTGAAAGGATTAGCGAATGTTCCACAAACATCATTTTAGCATATCAATTGCTTTTGCATTCAACTGCAAATTAAAGACCCAGCTTAAGTCATATCTGTTTATTCAGCTACTAGAAAGTACAagataaaggaaaataaaagccTTAAAAATGCATTGTTTGGTAATTTCCAAACCTTCATTTCTTCCCCCTTTCCATTTCTAGAAATTATCAAAAGCTTAGCTTCTCTGAT carries:
- the LOC110647523 gene encoding protein RGF1 INDUCIBLE TRANSCRIPTION FACTOR 1-like, which codes for MATQSSSKEMDHQVEQAQTILRKNKKPVEWLEHFLKRNFFESCTTHPIRRNETNRYCINCNLSACQYCMSSANHRHHKILKIYRHVYKDVVSLAAMEKYIDCSHIQPYKCNKRLVISLNPLPHCGPLSNNGVCDVCKRRLAEPEFYKYCSISCKVTAFGRKSSESDPPFLSIQIPTNIGRNKESKTEKQKRKRKGIPCRAPFF
- the LOC110647529 gene encoding PHD finger protein MALE MEIOCYTE DEATH 1, translating into MSLPILETCRKRKRGPKLYNFHSFGDPGCPISPIGPFRDNIRLFLQECAEPEDYNVEGMPIWCTLLVIESNSIVVPLYIIEENVKFSPNPFCDHCRCTGWGDNLVSKRKYHVIIPIAGEWSKRLEEGAFELHTHILHGMIHCNGFGHLLCINGIEGGSKFLCGREIMDLWDRLCANLHARKISVEDVSKKRSMDLRLLYGVAYGHPWFGRWGYKFCRGSFGVTKHNYGRAIEILSAVELDQIIQDFKDSDQYEEMKQMIHYYRDLSETQLMTFKDLLRFMLTVKSCPCAQKKRSMAATASSSISKHLPRVTLQKKPLMKEKCTRYRKFSSLVGTLDSRWPTRRLEYAAEVIVNTLKEKKADKLSKGGMSRQDVRDAARLHIGDTGLLDYVLKSMNNVIVGTHIVRRAVNPTTKILEYSIDELDGGIRPVRVAEPEADVVPEPLPVLPLVPGADLYGDMAFLYAKVLMNYPEPEVMELASQAVLDSKHFVKEWPFEDDEDQLLRFICQAMPNIIDLEANMNRELPPGEIVMLPLHATVAELKQAAESALRDTYCILEKFVVTEIDRMEELEDWELLFGAVESGAELFMRGDGMDLNTELRYEGGPDNWKVRCECGAQDDDGERMVACDICEVWQHTRCNGIEDSGTVPPLFICTGCCESLGHSRGEPQEELDNSDDLLMIPANEYVAQFLE